Proteins encoded by one window of Mycoplasma capricolum subsp. capricolum ATCC 27343:
- a CDS encoding ABC transporter permease, which yields MSKLSELFKAWHNRKKRAELSPTNIDGFNLAPNKLLRPLAFQQWQIVGNLLEFSETNKMHNQKNAFVEFFYRFSRSFAGVFGFVILSSLIILSLIIPLTTKDPLIIDVENRNETFFTNGHILGTDALGRDLWARLWHGLRYSLTLSVVATFIQVIIGLFIGIMMGHFRIFDKLMTFIIKIISNVPSIIILITITIIIKPTFWVMVFALSFTSWTGIANQMRSQVLRAKSFEWVSASKVLGTPTYKVLLNYLPVLIPLLITEIVFHIPGIILSETSLAFIGLSIPNVATLGNLISDGSKNFTVFPRYVLIPSFMLILVTTSIQLMANSVQDTLLRQR from the coding sequence ATGTCAAAATTATCTGAATTATTCAAAGCTTGACATAATCGTAAAAAAAGAGCTGAATTAAGTCCTACTAATATTGATGGTTTTAATTTAGCTCCAAATAAACTTTTACGTCCTTTAGCTTTTCAACAATGACAAATAGTTGGTAATTTATTAGAATTTAGCGAAACAAATAAAATGCATAATCAAAAGAATGCTTTTGTAGAATTCTTTTATCGTTTTTCAAGATCATTTGCTGGAGTTTTTGGTTTTGTTATTCTATCGAGTTTAATCATTTTATCTTTAATTATTCCTTTAACTACAAAAGATCCATTAATAATTGATGTAGAAAATAGAAATGAAACATTTTTTACTAATGGTCATATTTTAGGAACTGATGCATTAGGTAGAGATTTGTGAGCTAGATTATGACATGGATTAAGATATTCATTAACTTTATCTGTTGTAGCTACTTTTATTCAAGTAATTATTGGGTTATTTATTGGAATTATGATGGGTCATTTTCGTATATTTGATAAATTAATGACTTTTATTATTAAAATTATTTCAAATGTACCTTCTATTATTATTTTGATTACTATTACTATTATTATTAAACCTACATTTTGAGTTATGGTATTTGCATTATCTTTTACTTCTTGAACAGGAATTGCAAATCAAATGCGTTCACAAGTTTTAAGAGCAAAATCATTTGAATGAGTAAGTGCTTCAAAAGTTTTAGGAACTCCAACTTATAAAGTTTTATTAAACTATTTACCAGTTTTAATACCTTTATTAATTACTGAAATTGTGTTTCATATTCCAGGAATTATACTTTCTGAAACTTCTTTAGCATTTATTGGATTATCAATACCAAATGTTGCAACTTTAGGTAATTTAATTAGTGATGGATCTAAAAACTTTACTGTGTTTCCTAGATATGTTTTAATTCCTTCATTTATGTTAATATTAGTAACTACTTCTATTCAATTAATGGCTAATTCAGTTCAAGATACATTATTAAGACAAAGATAG
- a CDS encoding ABC transporter permease: MKSKTKSSFVNDLSTLPKNAIEHKQYVDFSNKIKYDISWHKRIFNIKTPWITSLLRTIWIFIEFFIVAFIVITATFFLINLVPGGTGLTAGLDEAAKAAVEEHYGLNQPLIVRYGIYLYNILHLDFGISLSVFPGEKINDFVWVRFYKSFLIGIFSVMLTLLIGIPLGVYVGMNPDKLPDHIATILVSIFSSIPSLVFALWLLLLGRSAGMPYIFDQSNLASYILPGFALSLGSIIVYIKYIRTELNRELNSQHCKFIYLKGITKRRFVWTHALKPALFPIATFFPVVIFGSFIGSLFIEQIFFITGSGGLLLNAITSKDFNIILFMVTLFSLLTILSYTCRDALYKVIDPRIRRRA, encoded by the coding sequence ATGAAATCAAAAACAAAATCTAGTTTTGTTAATGATTTATCTACATTACCAAAAAATGCTATAGAGCATAAACAATATGTAGATTTTAGTAATAAGATTAAATACGATATTTCTTGACACAAACGTATTTTTAATATTAAAACACCTTGAATTACTTCTTTATTACGCACTATTTGAATATTTATTGAGTTTTTCATTGTTGCTTTTATTGTTATTACTGCAACTTTCTTTCTAATTAATTTAGTACCTGGTGGTACAGGATTAACTGCTGGACTTGATGAAGCTGCTAAGGCTGCTGTTGAAGAGCACTATGGTTTAAATCAACCATTAATTGTAAGATATGGTATTTATTTATATAACATTCTACATTTAGATTTTGGAATTAGTTTATCTGTTTTTCCTGGTGAAAAAATTAATGATTTTGTTTGAGTAAGATTTTATAAAAGTTTTTTAATTGGTATATTTTCAGTGATGTTAACCTTACTAATTGGAATACCTTTAGGAGTTTATGTTGGTATGAATCCAGATAAACTTCCAGATCATATTGCAACTATATTGGTTTCAATTTTTTCATCAATTCCATCATTAGTCTTTGCTTTATGATTGTTATTATTGGGACGATCTGCTGGTATGCCATATATTTTTGATCAATCAAATTTAGCATCATATATACTTCCTGGTTTTGCTTTATCTCTTGGTTCTATTATTGTTTATATTAAATATATTAGAACTGAACTAAATAGAGAATTGAATTCTCAACATTGTAAATTTATTTACTTAAAAGGAATAACTAAACGTAGATTTGTTTGAACTCATGCTTTAAAACCTGCGTTATTTCCAATAGCAACTTTTTTTCCAGTAGTAATTTTTGGAAGTTTTATTGGTTCATTATTTATTGAACAAATTTTCTTTATTACAGGATCTGGAGGATTATTGTTAAATGCAATTACTTCAAAAGACTTTAATATTATTTTATTTATGGTAACTTTATTTTCACTATTAACTATTTTGTCATATACATGTCGTGATGCTTTATATAAAGTAATTGATCCAAGAATAAGAAGGAGAGCTTAA
- a CDS encoding ABC transporter substrate-binding protein, whose translation MKKITKFLILFTSSTALISITVPLTVINLKAKKTIRDYDLGLVAEPINSLNYIKFASVSKVLPSLVEAPLKSGPSENLKRILSIPEIPMGTYNNDVKLVESDFGKGITTIDKYFQTKEPSKNPTGRFYALDGFGNTTGTLSADKSTYHPVSILESNNKVQSANILLNDGQSRWSNNDEVVADDYIDAIHYILDLSTGSQRLTNILQRKFANAQTIVDLQNEYIRKFGVTYNNPFQYPEFKKINNKYQYDVFNPNYKNKLYASQIDHILKNSNKYRNKKLTQQQIEQIKKEEKEVLDKLQQTVKKLGLYSGRLYWNYSNKEILSSVPYSPDFDPNADETIIMLPNLERLNPNLSVEQRKLIPQRKAVKIKKYLFTDPRQKFSKEFDELLKKSKELKNKLSVSYSENNSKTYDNEVNKAYGNTNTLSNEFIDSFNAKKYRWHRELALDEYSLRVEYSASEPTSVSNVVQDMLSTLFPINRKFVELNGGINDFGLTKERFLTTGAFNLDEVVLGPQGYLLLSKNPNYYSAPKTISNKIKIFFSSNPNINAALYDDKYIAATRIPAISQLAYWTNEEYRKYMKKTAGFGTIALAFNLDQERYETLDKNSDSRYVYDSDLRNAIYYAINRDEMLNIVGWNSSYPVITWTAFGQGSSSFGDAIEIAFDHDEMYTKVDDKKAIPVQNYKHIDHLSKSYNFEHVDRTDKGFDLNIAKKYLDLFKQKHPNVKSLTLKYISNSTDEQQNAGIALQDFMRKAFNGFINIEIKSLPENVYEYARTKGEFDLLYRNFDAFGSDAYSYVRVFFRTDGIDSKNAKTTGFRNNPSGSFTYEKYFSEIGYKLDQFGKVIIDEKHKTEAEKLRKRLRINQKLWDKVLELSFRKVKYKNNKNEVKTETLSEYIERVNSFFTNQFTDDEIKERWTEQSSFGIIGALEKIIRDAAPVVPLMEVDTYWEISRVNGTNNLFTYSLQFAYDTAFPPSPKLPTDIKEGE comes from the coding sequence ATGAAAAAAATAACTAAATTTTTAATTCTTTTTACTAGTTCAACTGCTTTAATTAGTATAACTGTACCTTTAACTGTTATTAATTTAAAAGCTAAAAAAACTATTCGTGATTATGATTTAGGTTTAGTAGCTGAACCAATTAACTCTTTAAACTACATTAAATTTGCATCTGTTAGTAAGGTGTTACCAAGTTTAGTTGAAGCACCACTAAAATCTGGTCCTAGTGAAAATTTAAAAAGAATTTTATCTATTCCTGAAATTCCAATGGGAACTTATAATAATGACGTTAAATTAGTTGAATCTGATTTTGGAAAAGGAATAACAACTATTGATAAGTATTTTCAAACTAAAGAGCCATCAAAAAACCCAACCGGTAGATTTTATGCACTTGATGGTTTTGGAAACACTACTGGAACTTTAAGTGCTGATAAAAGTACTTATCATCCTGTAAGTATTTTAGAAAGTAATAATAAAGTTCAATCAGCTAATATTTTATTAAATGATGGACAAAGTAGATGAAGTAATAATGATGAAGTAGTTGCTGATGATTATATTGATGCTATTCATTATATTTTGGATTTATCAACTGGTTCACAAAGATTAACTAACATTTTGCAGCGTAAGTTTGCAAACGCACAAACTATTGTTGATTTACAAAATGAATATATACGTAAATTTGGGGTAACTTACAATAATCCTTTTCAATATCCTGAATTTAAAAAAATTAATAATAAATATCAATATGATGTTTTTAATCCAAATTATAAAAACAAATTATATGCATCTCAAATTGATCACATTTTAAAAAATAGTAATAAATATCGTAATAAAAAACTTACTCAACAACAAATTGAACAAATAAAAAAAGAAGAAAAAGAAGTTTTAGATAAATTACAACAAACAGTTAAAAAATTAGGTTTATATTCTGGTAGGCTATATTGAAATTATTCAAATAAAGAAATTTTAAGTAGTGTACCCTATTCTCCTGATTTTGATCCAAACGCTGATGAAACTATTATAATGCTTCCTAACTTAGAACGATTAAATCCAAATCTTAGTGTTGAACAACGTAAATTAATTCCTCAAAGAAAAGCTGTAAAAATTAAAAAATATTTATTTACAGATCCTAGACAAAAGTTTAGTAAAGAATTTGATGAATTATTAAAAAAATCAAAAGAGTTAAAGAATAAGTTATCAGTATCTTATAGTGAAAATAATTCTAAAACTTATGATAATGAAGTAAATAAAGCTTATGGAAATACTAATACTTTATCAAATGAATTTATTGATAGTTTTAATGCTAAAAAATATAGATGACATCGTGAACTAGCTTTAGATGAATATTCTTTACGTGTTGAATATTCTGCAAGTGAGCCTACTTCAGTTTCAAATGTTGTTCAAGATATGTTATCAACGCTATTTCCAATTAATAGAAAATTTGTTGAATTAAATGGTGGGATTAATGATTTTGGTCTAACTAAAGAAAGATTTTTGACAACTGGAGCATTTAATCTTGATGAAGTAGTTTTAGGTCCTCAAGGATATTTATTGTTAAGTAAAAATCCAAATTACTATTCAGCACCAAAAACTATCTCAAATAAAATCAAAATTTTCTTTAGTTCAAATCCTAATATTAATGCTGCTTTATATGATGATAAGTATATTGCTGCAACTAGAATACCAGCAATTAGTCAATTAGCTTATTGAACTAATGAAGAGTATAGAAAATATATGAAAAAAACTGCTGGTTTTGGAACAATTGCTTTAGCTTTTAATTTAGATCAAGAAAGATATGAAACTTTAGATAAGAACTCTGATTCACGCTATGTTTATGATTCTGATTTAAGAAATGCGATTTATTATGCAATTAATCGTGATGAAATGTTAAATATTGTTGGTTGAAATTCATCATATCCAGTTATTACTTGAACAGCATTTGGTCAAGGTTCTTCATCATTTGGAGATGCTATTGAGATTGCATTTGATCATGATGAAATGTATACAAAAGTTGATGATAAAAAAGCAATTCCAGTACAGAATTATAAACATATAGATCATTTATCAAAATCGTATAATTTTGAACACGTTGATAGAACAGATAAAGGTTTTGATTTAAATATTGCTAAAAAATATTTAGACTTGTTTAAACAAAAACATCCTAATGTTAAATCATTAACTTTAAAATATATTTCAAATTCAACTGATGAACAACAAAATGCCGGTATTGCTTTACAAGATTTTATGAGAAAAGCATTTAATGGATTTATTAATATTGAAATTAAAAGCTTACCTGAAAATGTGTATGAATATGCAAGAACTAAAGGTGAGTTTGATCTATTGTATCGTAACTTTGATGCGTTTGGATCTGATGCTTATAGTTATGTAAGAGTATTTTTTAGAACTGATGGAATTGATAGTAAAAATGCAAAAACTACAGGATTTAGAAATAATCCATCTGGTTCATTTACTTATGAAAAATACTTTAGTGAAATTGGTTATAAATTAGATCAATTTGGAAAAGTAATTATTGATGAAAAACATAAAACTGAAGCTGAAAAATTAAGAAAACGTTTACGTATTAATCAAAAATTGTGAGACAAAGTTCTTGAATTATCATTTAGAAAAGTTAAATATAAAAATAATAAAAATGAAGTTAAAACAGAAACACTTAGTGAATATATAGAACGTGTTAATTCATTTTTTACTAATCAATTTACAGATGATGAAATAAAAGAACGATGAACTGAACAAAGTTCATTTGGAATTATTGGAGCTTTAGAAAAAATTATTCGTGATGCAGCACCTGTTGTGCCTTTAATGGAAGTTGATACTTATTGAGAAATTTCAAGAGTAAATGGAACTAATAATTTATTTACTTATTCATTACAATTTGCATATGATACAGCGTTTCCACCAAGTCCAAAATTACCAACAGATATTAAGGAGGGAGAATAA
- a CDS encoding PDxFFG protein, translating into MSKINFKKYVWHKYAISASLIIVATTVVLGSAYKYSTTSIEKLGRKNFVDKESFKNAFIDPNALPVTEFSEVHNNKRSVKYDPEKNVVKFNGKEISVDQYLQQYYQKYQALPYLNIRYGSFNFYNQYIEAVSPQEFYKFTKWFMKNVSWGPEIITLKSFSIVKGVEMSGNSITLGAHSNKNKEETTIKFYPDAFFGTLPIYSNLSGRGNAYESLTYKLNQQVLTQKDLEGFLANVGNYNSLANLSQQTINKSYFRGITNVSFLKGQKVFAYKQENWQSKFSKTYSELEKKRLEDRSPYLFVIPANSLQEARKKLEVKLSEYKKENDPYKFFEKINPKNVVLEEKTISDAEVKQDNTNKIIDKKLVLTFNDKTNYIIHNAFSDVLTEQMTSNNRRTYVALKNYVNFSSAKQELEDKAKNFILQIKENIKLKSNGKEKELEALLKEFESDNNVVSLLKQKDLTSDILKKVDKKIFESETKFNQILSKPNSNKAFNEKEYYEIDIAYSLPELITLETLVQHNNRNKLNWRDFYNLNEFVADRSNILKNGSTEFFVYSKFVKEINANENKKYEELKSENDLIAASSKVELIDILTKKSIIKPNISQEEINKIILKVDLFDLKKEGQNLLISLRNTTAEKASNKEKFGNKWINISINANAKKDVIRATNDLFAVLGYKKVVVPSVLKEESDLRNPITNKLEKTFDVFVDAYENLIDELLEKVPYAAQWLEGPHIKKVLDENGVMQYKLENGKYLGFTKDDRIGLWAILKMSDNNFKGISTDFLKFVGAHEYGHHITLNGAQDLGNKGSDPIFISALTPGATPDISNYYNREVFDLFLKARTHIELETKRLLDQFGVIKDYGEYAVFNFAKKDKNGNINFDTKDNIGIEKDSDIWGVDIEDPDIRKALSNKKRRFLQDFAGLLEAVKERQKENNLTTDDDKKWLSAFDLWIANAIDFYSGTLNPTVNSSDQQNQVVKYMYKDDEGVLRFQPASLKMLDGILKDGKGNPIKFDISNNGKSVEPIVVKGEKDSKGKYYKIDEVLVHNKDGSPIINVPIGVDFRDEKSGYNDQKTIDFINEKIKVVESTIKSLVVDKYSINGWNNENTRISLDSKIDLNYPVIKDIFGSKVPNNVSEMYKNIYADYVLNRDVDTGSYKFDEHGKIPKVKYYNLDGTKVDRYHNSDTLSSLIYANPSNFRATDDNGELDFKTILWTLYAAGFVVYGNLINAGSSQVLWLAKDKMYMPNVKLQEAYTDLYFLSSLPKEYEQIFEAKKVLKWISKYTPLFVSSNSNKTGVWNMVDSEGKFVDFNLLINQDFKKPIKLQLNYSRVKTLDNNVLNGLFGTFKDFGNNNLEFDKYDKWLDFVTVDLRKAKYNQEQDRVDWEIEYVKSKVDIDKFKEKYKSEVLDKLDSISSMNDNQKQAFKTFYEKANADKTEQIWANEIMRRFSSSYFAMYNSALSIDEIEKNNDLAWIFDSTHGYGDFKKAKFKIKNPDKSKWEISTDDLLNAYKKLAKDLNVETKQLNLVDSLVFDNKTQLYTDQTMTHIYNRKYDLLSIFSSLATAQFHTSPTRDVLDYFYKKTERKVNELFSNYTYNFAEVINRDNLQITYSPSNHDFGNMPSFLSNISEATTGLEYVVDGTTTAKWKKRAIKINDRDGRNGIVNAILDYEKLVDSEAKNKAEALNLKYRNSKLSQKSNLSDDSNYDNSYFGKFQSINNGWFKDRWYRDFLDFKLYDDNGNPIKDDTIRIKDLENKKVDSRVNAFWQFYIQSQGVGKRNISGIWRDANKDAVAMFGYLSSDVANKANYLAFKNQKTGEIKTIKINKQFSSNMFYYKTQNIENEAKYEAAKTQEEKDRIRHTLAHEKYNYKDINGQHTGVGFVSWVSDYAIMSKYKNALLTPGQQYSVYFSSDQKGTKDIIKTDLGNFESIAENGKTFSQAPVRMQKNKQVAKVDKDGTKYYENTLYVYDQFNGVK; encoded by the coding sequence ATGTCCAAAATAAATTTTAAAAAATACGTATGACACAAATATGCTATATCTGCTAGTTTAATTATTGTTGCAACTACTGTTGTTTTAGGATCTGCTTATAAATACTCAACTACATCAATTGAAAAGCTTGGTCGTAAAAACTTTGTTGATAAAGAATCATTTAAAAATGCTTTTATTGATCCTAATGCTTTGCCTGTAACTGAATTTTCTGAAGTTCACAATAATAAGAGAAGCGTAAAGTATGATCCAGAAAAAAATGTAGTTAAATTTAATGGAAAAGAAATAAGTGTTGATCAATATTTACAACAGTATTATCAAAAGTATCAAGCTTTGCCCTATTTGAATATTAGATATGGTTCATTTAATTTTTACAACCAGTATATAGAGGCTGTAAGTCCACAAGAATTTTACAAATTTACTAAATGGTTTATGAAAAATGTTTCTTGAGGTCCTGAAATTATTACTCTAAAATCATTTTCAATTGTTAAGGGTGTTGAAATGAGTGGTAATAGTATTACTCTAGGAGCACATAGTAATAAAAACAAAGAAGAAACTACTATTAAATTTTATCCAGATGCCTTTTTTGGAACACTTCCTATTTATTCTAATTTGAGTGGTAGAGGTAATGCTTATGAATCATTAACTTATAAGTTGAATCAGCAAGTTCTAACTCAAAAAGACTTAGAAGGTTTTTTAGCTAATGTTGGAAATTACAACTCGCTAGCTAATTTATCTCAACAAACAATCAATAAGTCATATTTTAGAGGAATTACTAATGTTAGTTTTTTAAAAGGACAAAAAGTTTTTGCTTATAAGCAAGAAAATTGACAAAGCAAATTTTCTAAAACTTATTCTGAATTAGAAAAGAAAAGATTAGAAGATAGATCCCCATATTTATTTGTTATTCCAGCAAATAGTTTACAAGAAGCTCGTAAAAAATTAGAAGTCAAACTTTCTGAATATAAAAAGGAAAATGATCCTTATAAATTTTTTGAAAAAATAAATCCAAAAAATGTTGTTTTAGAAGAAAAAACTATTAGTGATGCAGAAGTAAAACAAGATAATACTAATAAGATTATTGATAAAAAATTAGTTTTAACTTTTAATGATAAAACAAATTATATTATTCATAATGCTTTTTCTGATGTTTTAACTGAGCAAATGACTTCTAATAATAGAAGAACTTATGTTGCGCTTAAAAATTATGTTAATTTTTCTAGTGCTAAACAAGAATTAGAAGATAAAGCAAAAAATTTTATTTTACAAATTAAAGAAAATATTAAATTAAAATCTAATGGAAAAGAAAAAGAACTAGAAGCACTTTTAAAAGAATTTGAGTCTGATAATAATGTAGTTAGTTTATTAAAACAAAAAGACCTAACATCAGATATTCTTAAAAAGGTTGATAAAAAAATATTTGAATCTGAAACTAAGTTTAATCAAATTTTAAGTAAGCCTAATAGTAATAAAGCATTTAATGAAAAAGAATATTATGAAATAGATATTGCATATTCATTACCTGAATTAATTACTTTAGAAACTTTAGTTCAACATAATAATAGAAATAAATTGAATTGAAGAGATTTTTATAATTTAAATGAGTTTGTTGCTGATAGATCAAATATATTAAAAAACGGTTCTACAGAGTTTTTTGTTTATTCAAAATTTGTTAAAGAAATAAATGCTAATGAAAATAAAAAATATGAAGAATTAAAAAGCGAAAATGATTTAATTGCTGCAAGTTCTAAAGTTGAGCTAATTGATATTTTAACTAAGAAAAGTATTATAAAACCAAATATTAGTCAAGAAGAAATTAATAAAATTATTCTTAAAGTAGATTTATTCGATCTTAAAAAAGAAGGACAAAATTTATTGATTTCTCTTAGAAATACTACAGCAGAAAAAGCATCTAATAAAGAGAAATTTGGAAATAAATGAATTAATATTTCTATTAATGCGAATGCCAAAAAAGACGTTATTAGAGCAACTAATGATTTATTTGCAGTTTTAGGATATAAAAAAGTAGTTGTTCCAAGTGTTTTAAAAGAAGAAAGTGATTTGAGAAACCCTATTACTAACAAACTTGAAAAAACATTTGATGTTTTTGTTGATGCTTATGAAAATTTAATTGATGAATTATTAGAAAAAGTACCTTATGCTGCACAATGACTAGAAGGACCTCATATTAAAAAAGTTCTTGATGAAAATGGTGTGATGCAATATAAATTAGAAAATGGAAAATATTTAGGTTTTACAAAAGATGATCGTATTGGTTTATGAGCAATTTTAAAAATGTCAGATAATAACTTTAAAGGTATATCAACTGATTTTTTAAAATTTGTTGGAGCTCATGAATATGGACATCACATTACTTTAAATGGTGCTCAAGATTTAGGAAATAAAGGTAGTGATCCAATTTTTATTAGTGCTTTAACTCCTGGAGCAACTCCTGATATTAGTAATTACTATAATCGTGAAGTTTTTGATTTATTTTTAAAAGCACGTACTCATATTGAACTAGAAACTAAACGTCTTTTAGATCAATTTGGAGTAATAAAAGACTATGGAGAATATGCAGTATTTAATTTTGCTAAAAAAGATAAAAATGGAAATATTAACTTTGATACTAAAGATAATATAGGTATTGAAAAAGATTCTGATATTTGAGGTGTTGATATTGAAGATCCAGATATTAGAAAAGCATTAAGTAACAAAAAAAGAAGATTTCTTCAAGATTTTGCTGGATTATTAGAAGCAGTTAAAGAAAGACAAAAAGAAAATAATTTAACTACTGATGATGATAAAAAATGATTAAGCGCATTTGATTTATGAATTGCTAATGCAATTGATTTTTATTCAGGTACATTAAATCCAACTGTTAATAGTTCAGATCAACAAAATCAAGTTGTTAAGTACATGTATAAAGATGATGAAGGTGTATTAAGATTTCAACCAGCATCTTTAAAAATGTTAGATGGAATTTTAAAAGATGGTAAAGGAAATCCAATTAAGTTTGATATTTCAAATAATGGTAAAAGTGTTGAACCTATAGTAGTTAAAGGTGAAAAAGATTCAAAAGGTAAATACTATAAAATTGATGAAGTATTAGTTCATAATAAAGATGGTTCTCCAATAATTAATGTTCCTATCGGTGTAGATTTTAGAGATGAAAAATCAGGATATAATGACCAAAAAACAATAGATTTCATTAATGAAAAAATTAAGGTTGTAGAAAGTACAATTAAATCACTAGTTGTTGATAAGTATTCAATTAATGGATGAAATAATGAAAACACACGTATATCTTTAGATTCTAAAATTGATTTAAATTATCCTGTAATTAAAGATATTTTTGGTTCTAAAGTACCAAATAATGTTAGTGAAATGTATAAAAATATTTATGCTGATTATGTTTTAAATAGAGATGTAGATACAGGGTCATATAAGTTTGATGAACATGGTAAAATACCAAAAGTAAAATATTATAACTTAGATGGTACTAAAGTTGATAGATACCATAATTCAGACACACTATCTAGTTTGATTTATGCAAACCCTTCAAATTTTAGAGCAACAGATGACAATGGTGAATTAGATTTTAAAACAATATTGTGAACATTATATGCAGCTGGTTTTGTAGTATATGGCAATCTTATTAACGCAGGTTCTTCTCAGGTTTTATGACTTGCTAAAGATAAAATGTATATGCCAAATGTTAAACTTCAAGAAGCTTATACTGATTTATATTTTTTAAGTAGTTTACCAAAAGAATATGAACAAATATTTGAAGCTAAAAAAGTATTAAAATGAATATCTAAATACACCCCTTTATTTGTATCAAGTAATTCAAATAAAACTGGTGTTTGAAATATGGTAGATAGTGAAGGAAAATTTGTAGATTTTAATCTTTTAATAAACCAAGACTTTAAAAAACCTATTAAATTACAACTAAATTATTCTAGAGTAAAAACACTTGATAATAATGTATTAAATGGTTTATTTGGAACATTTAAAGATTTTGGTAATAATAATTTAGAATTTGATAAATATGATAAATGATTAGATTTTGTAACAGTAGATTTAAGAAAGGCTAAATATAATCAAGAACAAGACAGAGTTGATTGGGAAATTGAGTATGTAAAGTCTAAAGTTGATATTGATAAATTTAAAGAAAAATATAAATCAGAAGTATTAGATAAACTTGATTCAATATCTTCAATGAATGATAATCAAAAACAAGCATTTAAAACTTTTTATGAAAAAGCTAATGCAGATAAAACAGAACAAATTTGAGCAAATGAAATTATGAGAAGATTTAGCTCTTCATATTTTGCAATGTATAATAGTGCACTTTCAATTGATGAAATTGAAAAAAATAATGATCTTGCTTGAATTTTTGATTCAACACATGGTTATGGTGATTTTAAAAAAGCTAAGTTTAAAATTAAAAATCCTGATAAAAGCAAATGAGAAATCAGTACTGATGATTTATTAAATGCATATAAAAAATTAGCAAAAGATTTAAATGTTGAAACTAAACAACTTAATTTAGTTGATTCATTAGTATTTGATAATAAAACTCAACTTTATACAGATCAAACTATGACACATATTTATAATAGAAAATATGATTTATTAAGCATTTTTTCTTCTTTAGCAACTGCTCAATTTCACACTTCTCCAACTAGAGATGTATTAGATTACTTCTATAAAAAAACTGAACGTAAAGTTAATGAACTGTTCTCAAATTATACTTATAATTTTGCTGAAGTAATTAATCGTGATAACTTGCAAATTACTTATTCACCAAGTAATCATGATTTTGGAAATATGCCAAGTTTTTTATCAAACATTAGTGAAGCTACAACTGGTTTAGAGTATGTTGTTGATGGAACTACAACTGCTAAATGAAAAAAAAGAGCAATTAAAATTAATGATCGTGATGGAAGAAATGGTATTGTAAATGCTATTTTAGATTATGAGAAATTAGTTGATAGTGAAGCTAAAAATAAAGCTGAAGCTTTAAATTTAAAATATCGTAATTCTAAACTATCTCAAAAATCTAATTTAAGTGATGATTCAAACTATGATAATAGTTATTTTGGAAAGTTCCAATCAATTAACAATGGTTGGTTTAAAGATAGATGGTATCGTGACTTTTTAGACTTTAAACTTTATGATGATAATGGAAATCCAATAAAAGATGACACTATTAGAATTAAAGATTTAGAAAATAAAAAAGTTGATTCAAGAGTAAATGCTTTTTGACAGTTCTATATTCAATCACAAGGTGTTGGTAAACGTAATATAAGTGGTATTTGAAGAGATGCTAATAAAGATGCTGTTGCAATGTTTGGTTATTTATCTAGTGATGTTGCAAATAAAGCAAATTATTTAGCATTTAAAAATCAAAAAACTGGTGAAATTAAAACAATAAAAATTAATAAGCAATTTAGTAGTAATATGTTTTATTACAAAACTCAAAATATTGAAAATGAAGCTAAATATGAAGCTGCTAAAACTCAAGAAGAAAAAGATAGAATTCGTCACACATTGGCTCATGAAAAATACAACTATAAAGATATTAATGGTCAACATACTGGAGTTGGATTTGTTTCTTGGGTTAGTGATTATGCAATAATGTCAAAATACAAAAATGCTTTACTAACACCAGGTCAACAATATAGCGTTTATTTTTCAAGTGATCAAAAGGGAACTAAAGATATTATTAAAACTGATTTAGGTAATTTTGAATCAATTGCTGAAAACGGAAAAACATTTTCACAAGCACCAGTTAGAATGCAAAAAAATAAACAAGTTGCTAAAGTTGATAAAGATGGAACTAAATATTATGAAAATACACTTTATGTTTATGATCAATTTAATGGAGTTAAATAG